In Acidobacteriota bacterium, the genomic stretch CGTTCTTGGCCGGGCGGCAGGCCGAGCGCGACCGGAATCCGGATGCTGGCAGCGTCGGCGGCGTCCGATAAGGCCGCTTATGTCAACTCCTATGCGCCGTTGGTTGGATCGGGCGAAGTACCTGTTGGAAACTCTCGCTCTGATCGTATTCGCTCTTGGATTGGTGGGCGTGGCGCTGAATCCCCTGGTGCCAGTGGTAGATCACCTCATTGCCGCACCAGTAGAGCGAGTGATTGCTGCTTATGACCCCAATCACTTGCAAGAGTACGTCTGGAATCACGAAACGAACCCGTTGCCCAAGAGGATGGTCCGGACCTCAGATGGGATCTGTTTCTTGAGCTACTTCAAAGGGGCTTTCGATGGGGAAGTCTCGATCGTGCACGAGAACGGTTGGTGGGTCCTCCTTGGCACTGGAGACGGTCAAGACCGGACGATTGAGGCCCGGGCGCGCTGCTGGCGTTTTCCGTGGGCAGATCGCACCCCTTGACGATTCACTACTCTTGGTGCAGCCACTTGGTCCCCCATCCCGCGGTCAAAGGTACCGCGCTACCGCGCCGCGTTCGGCGGTGGCTCCGGCGGCGTAGTGTGCGACCATCCTCGCGGTCTTCCAGTTTCCTGCGCGCATGACGTCGGTGGTGGACGCGCCGCAGCGTGTCAGCTCGGAGGCGAGCCCGACGCGCCCGGAGTGTGCGGTCACGCGGCGCTCGACGCCGGCCGCGGTGGCGGCGGCCGTGAAGCGCATCCCGACCGCCTGCGGCGACAACGGTACCACACGGTCGCCCGGCTCCGGACGCGTGGCCGCCCGCAGCGCGCGGAGCGCTCACGCGACGTCGTCCTTGACGAAGCGCACGTCTCTGCCCTTGCCCTCCTGGTCGGTCTTGCTGCGGCGGACGGCGACGAGGATGCCGCCGCTGTCGGTCACCTCGTCGAGGTCGCCCCGCGGCTGTTCGCATTCGGGGTCTCCCTTCGGCCCTCGGCGGCCGGGCCGGTCCTTGGCGGGCGGGCGCGACCCGGCCGCGACTCGCACCGATTATCTCTCCGTCGGCGAGAAAACTGCCGCGCGGTGTCAGTACGGACCTGCCGGTCAAGCGGTGCTCCGCACTTGCCCGTCCGCACCGGCTAGCGGGGGCGGCCAGTCGAGAACGCCCGTCGCGTCGTTCCGGCGCAACCGTTCGAGCGCGGCGCGATGCTTCGCCAGCTCGGGCGGCGCATAGATCATGGTCGTCTCGGGCTTGGTGTGTCCGTACAGATCCTGGATGTCGGCCACGTCGGTGCCGACCCTTCGCAACCCTGCCGCGAACGAGTGCCGGATCTGGTAGGTGGTGAACGCCGGCCGTCCGGCCCGTCGCGCGGCGGCGGCGAGCGCACGGTTGACGCTGCTGCGGGGCCAGGGTCCGAAGGCTTCGGCGTCGAGGAAGGCGTGCGCGGCGTCGACGCCTTCGGGCACCAACGGGACGGCGGCGATGCGTCCGCCCTTCCCGCGCGGGACGGCGACGTAGGGGATCGGCTCGTCGAGCCGGAAGTCCTCGGCGCGCAGCCGCCCCATCTGCGAGGGCCGCATCCCGGTCCAGTGCATCAGCTCCAGACGGGCGCGGGTGACCGAGCCGGTCTCGATCTCGGCGAGCACGTCGGCGATGTGGCCGCGGTCGACCCATCGGGGCCTCGGCGGGGGCGGCGCGAAGCGGACGAGGTCGAGCAGGTCGAACGAGGCGCGGCGGCCGTAGAGGACTCGGACGAGGTTCGTGAGCGCATGCCGGCGGTGGTTGCAGGTCGAGGCGGCGAGCGTGTCGCGCCACTCGTGTAGCTGGCCGTTGAGCGCCGGCAGATGGGCGGGCAGCGCGAGCGTCCGCAGATGCCCGAAGCGCGGCAGCCACGCCAGCAGCTCGCGGCGGCGGTCGCCGAAGCTGATCAGGGTGGTCTTCACCTGGTCGAGGTAGCGGCCGGTGTCGTGGTTGAGGGAGTGCTTGCCGCCGGCCGGTAGCGTCCGCAGGCTGGCGCGCAGTTCGTCGCGCCGCGCGCGGATGGTCTTGAGCGGGGTGCCGGGCGGGAAGCGGATCTCGCGCTGGACCCCGTTGACCTTGACGGTGGCGGCGAGTCCGTGGCGGTCCCTGTAGATGCCCTCGGCGACGCGCACGCGGCGGCGGGAGCCCGGCTTGGCGCTGGCAGGCTTCGCCGAGTGCCTCCTCTTCCTGGTTGACTGCCGCTTCTCCGCCGCCGGGGTGCCGGTCGCCTGCTCCGCGCCGGTCCGGACGTCGCCGGTTCCAGTGACGTTCGTATCCATGCTGTCTCTCCTCACGCGAAGGTCCTCGCGGCCCACTTGACCTGTCCGACGATGACGGCATTGGGCGGCCAGGGCCGGTTGGGCCAGAGGTGCTTGTTGGGGTTGTCGCTGACGAGCTGCCAGACGCCGGCCTCGTCGCGGCCGGCGCGCTTGACGACGAGGCCCTCGTCGGTGCGGACGACGTAGATGTGACCGACGTGGCGGCGTCGGCTGGCGTGGTTGACGAGTATCGAGCAGCCGTCGACGAGCGTCGGCTCCATGGACTCTCCGCTGACCTGGATGATGCGGCAGTGCCGGGCGACGAGGCCGTGCCGTCCGAGCCACGAGCGGAGGAACTTGACCCTCCCGATGACGCGCTCGTCGTAGACATCGGCGCCGTCTCCGGCGGCCGATGCCAGCTCGGAGACGCCGACGAAGTCGCCGTCGTCGGCGGCCGAGGCGCGCGCCGCGGGGTCTTCGAGGCCCTGGGCGGCCTTCAGGTCCCGGAGAAGCTGCTCGGCCGTCCGCGGGTCGTCGGTGAGTCCGTGCAGGTAGTCGGTGGACACGTCGAGGGCTCGCGCGGCGGCGGCGGTCTTGTCGTGTGACCAGCCGGCCTTGCCGCGCTCGACCATCGAGACGGCCTCCCGTGTGTTGACGGT encodes the following:
- a CDS encoding helix-turn-helix domain-containing protein, which gives rise to MSIFGDRLRAARSLRAVTQQQLAAHTVNTREAVSMVERGKAGWSHDKTAAAARALDVSTDYLHGLTDDPRTAEQLLRDLKAAQGLEDPAARASAADDGDFVGVSELASAAGDGADVYDERVIGRVKFLRSWLGRHGLVARHCRIIQVSGESMEPTLVDGCSILVNHASRRRHVGHIYVVRTDEGLVVKRAGRDEAGVWQLVSDNPNKHLWPNRPWPPNAVIVGQVKWAARTFA
- a CDS encoding phage integrase family protein, producing MDTNVTGTGDVRTGAEQATGTPAAEKRQSTRKRRHSAKPASAKPGSRRRVRVAEGIYRDRHGLAATVKVNGVQREIRFPPGTPLKTIRARRDELRASLRTLPAGGKHSLNHDTGRYLDQVKTTLISFGDRRRELLAWLPRFGHLRTLALPAHLPALNGQLHEWRDTLAASTCNHRRHALTNLVRVLYGRRASFDLLDLVRFAPPPPRPRWVDRGHIADVLAEIETGSVTRARLELMHWTGMRPSQMGRLRAEDFRLDEPIPYVAVPRGKGGRIAAVPLVPEGVDAAHAFLDAEAFGPWPRSSVNRALAAAARRAGRPAFTTYQIRHSFAAGLRRVGTDVADIQDLYGHTKPETTMIYAPPELAKHRAALERLRRNDATGVLDWPPPLAGADGQVRSTA
- a CDS encoding tyrosine-type recombinase/integrase, whose product is MRFTAAATAAGVERRVTAHSGRVGLASELTRCGASTTDVMRAGNWKTARMVAHYAAGATAERGAVARYL